Proteins from a single region of Juglans microcarpa x Juglans regia isolate MS1-56 chromosome 5S, Jm3101_v1.0, whole genome shotgun sequence:
- the LOC121268577 gene encoding cytochrome P450 94C1-like produces MDLEVEASWFSQFLQPRYCFLVFSFVICNSLLLYLVRLKPWCNCEICHSYLTSNWSKQFDNLCDWYAHLLKNSPSKTIHIHVLRNTITANPDNVEYMLRTRFENYPKGKPFSTILGDFLGRGIFNVDGDLWSFQRKMANLELNKSSIVSYAFNIFNCEIKSRLVPLLYLVAGKKDGVLDLQDVFRRFSFDCICQFSFGLDPSCLELSLPMSEFAVSFDLASKLSAERAMSVSPILWKIKRKLNIGSEKKLREAVRVINILAQEVIRQKRTLGFSNHKDLLSRFMGAVNDEPYLRDIVISFLLAGRDTVASALTSFFWLLANHPHVESEIRLEADRVIGANQELKSFQQLRELHYLQAAVYESMRLYPPIQYDSKFCQEDDVLPDGTYVRGGTRVTYHPYAMGRIEEIWGPDCLEFRPERWLKDGVFFPANPFKYPVFQAGVRVCLGKEMALVELKCLALSLVRRFHIDLATPGRSPLFSPGLTSSFRGGLPVLVRERSETPL; encoded by the coding sequence ATGGATCTTGAAGTTGAAGCTTCCTGGTTTTCGCAGTTTCTTCAACCCCGCTATTGTTTTCTTGTATTCTCTTTCGTAATATGCAATTCTCTCCTGCTCTACCTGGTTAGACTAAAGCCTTGGTGCAACTGTGAGATTTGTCATAGTTATCTCACGTCGAATTGGTCCAAACAATTTGATAATCTTTGTGATTGGTACGCTCATCTTCTGAAAAACTCTCCTAGTAAAACCATCCACATACATGTTCTCCGAAACACGATCACTGCTAACCCCGATAATGTCGAGTATATGCTCAGAACAAGATTTGAGAATTACCCAAAAGGCAAACCTTTCTCCACGATCTTGGGTGACTTTCTGGGTCGAGGTATATTCAACGTGGACGGGGACCTATGGAGTTTCCAGAGAAAGATGGCGAATCTAGAGCTCAACAAGTCCTCCATAGTATCGTATgcattcaatattttcaattgCGAGATTAAAAGCCGACTTGTCCCTCTTTTATACTTGGTTGCAGGCAAAAAGGATGGAGTTTTGGATTTACAAGACGTGTTTCGAAGATTCTCCTTTGATTGCATATGCCAATTCTCATTTGGGTTGGACCCTAGCTGCCTCGAGTTGTCACTACCCATGTCTGAATTCGCTGTTTCCTTTGACCTTGCATCAAAATTGTCTGCTGAGAGAGCCATGTCTGTGTCCCCGATTTTATGGAAGATCAAACGGAAGCTCAATATAGGCAGTGAGAAGAAATTAAGAGAAGCTGTTAGAGTGATCAACATCTTGGCACAGGAGGTCATAAGGCAGAAGCGGACACTGGGATTTTCCAATCATAAAGATCTTTTGTCCCGGTTCATGGGCGCTGTAAATGATGAACCATATCTGAGAGACATCGTCATAAGCTTCCTCTTAGCTGGCCGTGACACTGTTGCATCAGCCTTGACTAGCTTCTTCTGGCTATTGGCAAACCACCCGCACGTGGAGTCAGAAATCCGGCTCGAGGCAGACCGAGTCATCGGAGCAAACCAGGAGCTCAAAAGCTTCCAACAGCTGCGAGAGCTCCATTATTTACAAGCTGCAGTTTATGAGAGTATGAGACTCTATCCTCCGATACAATACGATTCAAAGTTTTGTCAAGAGGATGATGTCCTTCCTGATGGGACGTATGTGAGGGGAGGCACTAGGGTTACTTACCATCCCTACGCAATGGGTCGGATTGAAGAAATCTGGGGTCCAGATTGTTTAGAATTCAGGCCAGAAAGGTGGTTGAAGGATGGTGTATTCTTTCCAGCAAACCCTTTTAAGTACCCAGTTTTCCAAGCTGGAGTTAGGGTCTGTTTGGGCAAAGAAATGGCTCTGGTGGAGCTAAAATGTCTCGCTCTTTCATTGGTTAGGAGATTCCACATCGACTTGGCGACACCGGGCCGCTCTCCCCTGTTCTCTCCCGGGCTCACCTCCTCTTTTAGAGGCGGACTACCGGTCTTGGTACGGGAAAGATCAGAAACACCTTTATAA